In Pirellulales bacterium, a genomic segment contains:
- a CDS encoding TolC family protein yields the protein MIRLWQKVAVVLGVVASTQHVLLAQQSQQRATSSRATRVAMQSLPPAGGGYEEVVPRPVQSGQGVSIAAPEGASLTLDQASELAVRNNPILVRARAQIDSKMGIAIQAGIPPNPRYDTNNPQVFAGGQSQYNAGFCQEVPVKGKLRLDRAAAMQDVEQARMGYIRQRFELLTAVRQQFYHMLAQERRVAVLEQLVQIASKSHSAAQQREKAGQVAETDVLLLLTELQQAQIALENSRTILAGARRALAATMGIPAFPIQDALGDLTANLPKFDEEPMRQFIATRNAAVVEAQLQIAQNRFLYQRARVEPYPNPYVGPAIAFGPSSGSNGGNGAQLWINMQMNIPVWNLNQGNIRAANANIRDSVASVGVLQNDLLRQAAETLATYRTARDRSLRIGEEILPTAERTQRLVRNAYDVGQMDVAPVLQAQRALTQVNLDYIETLETAWMSAATLAGLLQVESFP from the coding sequence GTGATTCGCCTGTGGCAAAAGGTTGCTGTTGTTCTTGGCGTCGTCGCCAGCACGCAGCACGTTCTGCTAGCACAGCAATCGCAGCAGCGAGCAACTTCCAGCCGTGCGACGCGCGTCGCCATGCAGAGTCTCCCACCAGCCGGCGGCGGATACGAAGAGGTCGTGCCGCGTCCAGTGCAATCGGGCCAGGGAGTGAGCATCGCCGCCCCAGAAGGCGCTTCGCTGACGTTGGATCAGGCCAGCGAGCTCGCCGTACGCAACAATCCCATCCTGGTAAGAGCGCGCGCGCAGATCGATTCCAAGATGGGCATCGCCATCCAGGCAGGCATTCCGCCCAACCCGCGCTATGATACCAACAATCCGCAAGTCTTTGCCGGTGGCCAAAGCCAGTACAACGCGGGCTTCTGTCAGGAAGTGCCGGTCAAGGGAAAGTTGCGTCTAGATCGCGCGGCCGCGATGCAAGACGTCGAACAAGCGCGGATGGGTTACATCCGGCAACGGTTCGAGCTACTAACCGCGGTGCGACAGCAGTTTTATCATATGCTGGCGCAGGAACGCCGCGTCGCGGTGCTCGAACAATTGGTGCAGATCGCCTCGAAATCTCACTCCGCGGCGCAGCAACGAGAGAAGGCCGGGCAAGTTGCCGAGACCGACGTGCTGCTGCTCCTCACCGAGTTGCAACAAGCGCAGATCGCGCTAGAGAACTCGCGCACCATCCTGGCCGGTGCCCGGCGGGCGCTGGCTGCCACGATGGGGATTCCCGCCTTTCCGATTCAAGACGCCCTGGGAGATTTAACAGCCAATTTGCCGAAGTTCGACGAGGAACCGATGCGGCAGTTCATCGCCACGCGCAATGCTGCGGTGGTCGAAGCGCAATTGCAAATTGCCCAGAACCGGTTCCTCTATCAGCGGGCGCGCGTGGAACCATACCCGAATCCCTACGTGGGCCCGGCGATCGCTTTTGGCCCCAGTTCTGGCAGCAACGGCGGCAACGGGGCGCAGTTGTGGATCAACATGCAGATGAATATCCCGGTGTGGAATCTCAACCAGGGCAACATCCGCGCGGCCAACGCCAACATTCGCGATTCGGTGGCCTCGGTGGGCGTCTTGCAGAACGACCTGCTGCGGCAAGCGGCCGAAACGCTGGCCACATATCGCACAGCCCGCGATCGCTCGCTCCGCATCGGCGAGGAGATTCTGCCGACCGCCGAGCGGACCCAGAGGTTAGTGCGAAACGCCTACGACGTCGGCCAGATGGACGTGGCGCCCGTATTGCAAGCCCAGAGGGCCCTCACCCAGGTCAACTTGGACTACATCGAAACGCTGGAAACCGCCTGGATGAGTGCCGCTACCTTGGCTGGGCTTTTGCAAGTCGAGAGCTTCCCCTAA
- a CDS encoding non-canonical purine NTP pyrophosphatase encodes MRWPLVLGTHNRKKGLELAELVAPLGIEVRTLADFPQPLTVVEDGDSFAANAQKKATQQARHLHAWVLGEDSGLVVDALGGAPGIYSARFSGPDATDDKNNVRLLADLADIPAARRTAHYICHATLANPAGQVIAEAEDTCQGFILLAPRGSAGFGYDPLFEIVEYHRTFAELGNAVKACLSHRARALRKLLPSLPALLEA; translated from the coding sequence ATGCGCTGGCCCCTTGTGCTAGGAACTCACAACCGAAAAAAAGGGCTCGAGTTGGCCGAGCTGGTCGCGCCGCTGGGAATCGAAGTGCGCACGCTGGCCGACTTTCCGCAGCCGTTGACCGTCGTTGAAGATGGCGACAGCTTCGCCGCGAACGCGCAGAAAAAAGCCACCCAGCAAGCGCGGCATCTGCACGCGTGGGTATTGGGCGAGGATAGCGGTCTAGTCGTCGACGCCTTGGGCGGAGCACCCGGAATCTATTCGGCGCGGTTCTCTGGACCCGACGCGACCGACGACAAGAATAACGTGCGCTTATTGGCCGACCTGGCCGATATTCCAGCGGCACGCCGCACGGCACACTACATCTGCCACGCAACGCTCGCCAATCCGGCGGGCCAGGTGATCGCCGAAGCCGAAGACACCTGCCAGGGTTTCATTCTGCTTGCGCCGCGTGGATCGGCGGGCTTCGGTTACGATCCCTTGTTCGAGATCGTCGAGTATCACCGTACGTTCGCCGAACTTGGTAACGCGGTGAAGGCTTGCCTCAGTCACCGGGCCAGAGCGTTGCGCAAGCTGCTGCCCAGCCTGCCAGCGCTGCTCGAAGCCTGA
- a CDS encoding pyridoxal-phosphate dependent enzyme: protein MTTTLAPVDVLSLIGNTPLVELHSFDVGPCQLFVKLESHNPGGSIKDRIGRSMIEAAERDGKIGPGSTLVEATAGNTGLGLALVAARKGYRLVLVIPDKMSREKVFHLRALGAEVVMTRSDVGRGHPQYYQDLAERITRETPGAFYINQFNNPANPLAHETTTGPEIWEQCGHDLDAVVCGVGSGGTLTGLSRYFAEHAPDVAMVLADPAGSVLAEFLQTGRIGEAGSWVVEGIGEDFIPPIADLSRVRQAFTVNDAESLLTARELLRREGILAGSSSGTLVAAALRYCREQSQPRRVVTFVCDSGNKYLSKMFNDFWLADHGFSKAHPLGDLRDVISRRFADGAVVSVTPDEPLAIAYSRMRMYDISQLPVIDHKQIVGLLDESDLLLAASTDIEAFRRPCRDCMTTRLETVSRQATLHELLPMLNAGKVVIVADDNEFHGLITRVDMLNYLRRERRAA from the coding sequence ATGACCACGACGCTTGCACCGGTCGACGTCCTGTCATTGATTGGCAATACGCCGCTCGTCGAATTGCACTCGTTCGATGTCGGGCCTTGCCAGCTGTTCGTCAAATTGGAAAGCCACAATCCTGGCGGATCGATCAAGGATCGCATCGGCCGGTCGATGATCGAAGCGGCCGAGCGAGACGGAAAGATCGGCCCCGGGTCGACACTCGTCGAGGCCACGGCCGGCAATACGGGGTTGGGCTTGGCCTTGGTGGCCGCGCGCAAGGGATACCGCCTGGTGCTGGTGATTCCCGATAAGATGAGCCGCGAGAAGGTCTTTCACCTGCGGGCCCTGGGGGCCGAGGTTGTCATGACTCGCAGCGACGTGGGCAGGGGCCATCCACAGTATTATCAGGACCTGGCCGAGCGCATTACACGCGAGACGCCGGGCGCCTTCTACATCAACCAATTCAATAATCCCGCCAATCCGCTGGCGCACGAAACGACGACGGGTCCCGAAATCTGGGAGCAATGCGGGCACGACCTTGATGCCGTCGTGTGCGGCGTCGGTTCAGGGGGCACGCTGACCGGCCTGAGCCGTTACTTTGCCGAACACGCACCCGACGTGGCCATGGTGCTTGCCGATCCGGCCGGCTCGGTGTTGGCCGAATTTCTGCAAACAGGCCGCATTGGCGAGGCCGGTTCCTGGGTGGTCGAAGGCATTGGCGAAGACTTCATCCCGCCGATCGCGGATCTGTCGCGCGTGCGACAAGCCTTTACGGTCAACGACGCGGAAAGCCTGCTGACGGCCCGCGAGCTATTGCGGCGCGAAGGCATCCTGGCCGGATCCTCGTCAGGAACACTGGTGGCCGCGGCATTGCGCTACTGCCGCGAGCAAAGTCAGCCGCGCCGCGTGGTGACCTTCGTGTGCGATTCGGGCAACAAGTATCTCTCCAAAATGTTCAACGACTTCTGGTTGGCGGACCACGGGTTCTCGAAGGCGCATCCCCTGGGGGACCTGCGCGACGTGATTTCGCGCCGTTTTGCCGACGGCGCCGTGGTCAGCGTCACGCCCGACGAGCCGCTGGCGATCGCCTATTCGCGCATGCGGATGTACGACATCTCGCAATTGCCCGTGATTGATCACAAGCAAATCGTCGGTCTGCTCGACGAATCCGACCTGCTGCTGGCCGCGTCAACCGATATCGAAGCATTCCGCCGGCCCTGTCGCGATTGCATGACCACGCGGCTGGAAACGGTCTCGCGGCAGGCGACTTTGCACGAGCTGCTGCCCATGCTGAACGCAGGCAAAGTCGTAATAGTGGCCGACGACAACGAATTTCACGGCTTGATCACGCGCGTCGACATGTTGAACTATCTGCGGCGCGAACGCCGCGCCGCGTAA